The following proteins are encoded in a genomic region of Chloracidobacterium sp.:
- a CDS encoding BMC domain-containing protein translates to MEALGMVECFGLVAMIEAADAMVKAANVTLVGYEKIDAGLVTAIVRGEVGAVKAAVDAGAAAARKVGTVTAVHIIPRPHSEVDEGIPVLVTGETTRKKISGSVPEQHIS, encoded by the coding sequence ATGGAAGCACTTGGAATGGTCGAATGTTTTGGCCTTGTTGCAATGATCGAGGCGGCTGATGCTATGGTCAAGGCGGCCAATGTAACGCTGGTCGGTTACGAGAAGATCGATGCCGGTTTGGTAACTGCGATCGTTCGGGGCGAGGTCGGTGCCGTGAAGGCTGCTGTCGATGCAGGTGCGGCGGCCGCCAGAAAGGTCGGTACGGTAACGGCGGTGCACATAATTCCGCGCCCGCATAGCGAGGTTGACGAAGGCATTCCGGTGCTTGTCACGGGCGAGACAACCCGCAAGAAGATCTCGGGAAGTGTTCCCGAGCAGCATATATCCTAA
- a CDS encoding zinc ribbon domain-containing protein, producing the protein MEGTVPEKEKCSKCGVDIRENTMFCYNCGTSIEKAEAEVAAPAPAEGDTSAPPEETESPKAPVSEKKRTRAGRRMPTKVVWDVPGRNADRLYLLICFVIFLIAALVVIVMTIMK; encoded by the coding sequence ATGGAAGGCACCGTGCCGGAAAAGGAGAAGTGCAGCAAGTGCGGTGTCGATATTCGCGAGAATACGATGTTCTGTTACAACTGCGGAACGTCGATCGAGAAGGCCGAAGCTGAAGTGGCCGCGCCGGCACCGGCGGAAGGCGATACTTCGGCGCCGCCGGAAGAAACTGAGTCTCCAAAGGCTCCTGTTTCGGAGAAAAAGCGTACGCGTGCCGGCAGGAGAATGCCGACGAAGGTCGTTTGGGATGTGCCCGGACGTAATGCTGACCGGCTTTATTTGTTGATCTGTTTTGTGATATTCCTTATCGCGGCATTGGTGGTCATCGTAATGACCATAATGAAATAA
- a CDS encoding VWA domain-containing protein, protein MVRDIFAAFVFAVILTASYTFVPAQNPKPTPVGTPEEVGIGDDSLPVKVKTDLVTLTLTVTDNYGRYISGLKKNAFSVSDNGEPQDITFFSDSDAPVSVGILFDVSGSMNGEKIAKARNALSRFLMTSHPSDEYFLIAFSSRAQLLLDRTRDSDAVLQKLTLVQPKNDTALYDAVYLGIERVTRGAHQKRALLVISDGQDNASRYNFTEVRRLIKEADVVTYAVGIISPHDQSTAVGLQGQAFLDEITSVTGGKAFYPNTDVEMDEIFERIALELRHQYTIGYTPKDFQPDGSWRRVKVKVKPPRGLPRLTVRARDGYYATPNTSYR, encoded by the coding sequence ATGGTCCGCGATATTTTCGCGGCTTTTGTTTTCGCTGTCATTTTGACGGCGTCATACACCTTCGTCCCCGCTCAAAACCCGAAACCGACGCCTGTTGGCACACCTGAAGAGGTAGGCATCGGCGATGACTCGCTGCCGGTGAAGGTCAAGACCGATCTCGTAACACTAACGCTCACTGTTACGGACAATTACGGCCGCTATATCTCCGGCCTTAAGAAGAACGCATTTTCAGTAAGCGATAACGGCGAACCGCAGGATATTACCTTCTTCAGCGACAGCGATGCACCGGTCTCGGTCGGGATACTGTTCGACGTTTCGGGTTCGATGAACGGCGAAAAGATCGCAAAGGCCCGCAACGCGCTGTCACGCTTCCTGATGACAAGCCATCCGTCGGACGAATATTTCCTGATCGCGTTCAGTAGCCGCGCCCAGCTTCTGCTCGACCGAACCCGCGACAGCGATGCCGTGCTTCAGAAACTGACGCTTGTTCAGCCAAAGAACGACACTGCCCTTTACGACGCCGTTTACCTCGGCATCGAACGTGTTACGCGGGGCGCACATCAGAAACGCGCCTTGCTCGTGATCAGCGACGGTCAGGACAACGCCTCGCGATACAATTTCACCGAAGTTCGCCGCTTAATAAAGGAGGCGGACGTAGTAACCTACGCTGTCGGCATCATAAGCCCTCATGACCAGTCAACAGCGGTCGGCTTGCAGGGACAGGCATTCCTGGATGAGATAACCTCTGTTACGGGCGGCAAGGCGTTCTATCCGAACACAGATGTAGAGATGGACGAGATCTTTGAACGGATCGCCTTGGAACTCCGGCATCAGTACACTATCGGCTACACACCTAAGGACTTTCAGCCCGACGGCTCTTGGCGTCGTGTTAAAGTTAAGGTGAAACCTCCCCGCGGTTTGCCGCGTCTAACGGTTCGAGCTCGCGATGGTTATTATGCGACGCCCAATACAAGTTACAGATAG
- a CDS encoding BMC domain-containing protein, with translation MSFEALGMVETKGFVGAVEAADAMVKAANVQLVGKEYIGAGYVTIFVRGDVGAVKAATDAGAAAARRVGELISVHVIPRPHSEVERVLPKGGKVGYSPDEKALSGAEKQLGSGSTSATSGTAGSTKTKTR, from the coding sequence ATGAGTTTTGAAGCACTCGGAATGGTTGAAACAAAGGGGTTCGTCGGGGCAGTCGAAGCCGCTGATGCAATGGTGAAGGCCGCGAACGTCCAATTGGTCGGCAAGGAATATATCGGCGCAGGCTATGTAACGATATTCGTCCGCGGCGATGTCGGTGCGGTTAAGGCGGCGACCGATGCCGGTGCGGCCGCTGCACGGCGTGTCGGCGAGCTGATCAGCGTACATGTTATCCCTCGCCCGCACAGCGAGGTCGAACGAGTCCTTCCAAAAGGCGGAAAGGTCGGTTACAGCCCTGATGAAAAGGCCCTTAGCGGTGCTGAAAAGCAGCTTGGCTCGGGCAGTACATCGGCCACTTCAGGTACTGCCGGTTCGACCAAGACAAAGACGCGCTGA
- the guaB gene encoding IMP dehydrogenase produces the protein MEISEILEGLTFDDVLLVPSYSDVLPSEADVSTKFSRNIGLNIPLCSSAMDTVTEGALAIALAQQGGIGVIHKNFSIEKQAEEVDKVKRSESGMIVDPVTIEKESLVTDALAIMQRYRISGVPVTDSDGRLVGIITNRDLRFETRFDIPVSEIMTPQPLVTVPVGTTLDEAKVTLQKHRIEKLLVVDDQGHLKGLITVKDIQKAINFPFAAKDELGRLRCAAAVGATGDFLERASQLVASRVDAIVVDTAHGHSSRVINAVRQVKKKFPDIEVVAGNIATADAARALIDAGADAIKVGIGPGSICTTRVVTGAGVPQIYAINECVRAAAGTGVPVIADGGIKFSGDVAKAIAAGADSVMIGSLFAGTEEAPGEVILFQGRNFKTYRGMGSIGAMKKGSSDRYSQEGTVSDSKYVPEGIEGRVAYKGTLAEMVTQLIGGLRSGMGYTGCRTINELQHNTRFVRITSAGLRESHVHDVIITKEAPNYRIES, from the coding sequence ATGGAAATCAGCGAAATTCTAGAAGGCTTAACATTTGACGACGTACTGCTCGTCCCGTCCTATTCCGATGTACTCCCGAGCGAAGCGGACGTCAGCACAAAATTCTCGCGAAATATCGGCCTGAACATTCCTCTATGTTCATCGGCGATGGATACGGTTACAGAAGGTGCTCTCGCCATAGCCCTCGCACAGCAGGGCGGCATCGGCGTCATTCACAAGAACTTCAGCATCGAAAAGCAGGCCGAAGAGGTTGATAAGGTCAAGCGGAGCGAATCCGGCATGATCGTCGATCCTGTGACCATCGAAAAGGAAAGCCTCGTTACAGATGCTCTGGCGATAATGCAGAGGTATCGGATAAGCGGCGTGCCTGTTACCGATTCGGACGGGCGGCTCGTAGGTATAATCACAAATCGCGATCTCAGGTTCGAGACCCGATTCGACATTCCGGTGTCCGAGATAATGACGCCGCAGCCGCTCGTAACGGTGCCGGTCGGCACCACGCTTGACGAAGCAAAAGTAACGCTACAGAAACACAGGATCGAAAAGCTCCTCGTCGTTGATGATCAAGGCCATCTCAAAGGCTTGATAACGGTTAAGGATATTCAGAAAGCGATCAACTTCCCTTTTGCTGCAAAAGACGAGCTTGGCCGGCTTCGATGTGCCGCTGCTGTCGGTGCCACCGGCGACTTTCTCGAAAGGGCGTCTCAACTCGTTGCTTCGCGCGTTGATGCGATCGTTGTTGATACGGCTCATGGCCACAGTTCACGCGTCATAAATGCGGTCAGGCAGGTCAAGAAAAAGTTCCCTGATATCGAGGTAGTCGCGGGAAATATAGCAACCGCCGATGCTGCACGGGCATTGATAGACGCCGGAGCGGACGCGATCAAGGTCGGTATCGGCCCCGGCTCGATCTGCACTACGCGGGTCGTAACCGGTGCGGGCGTTCCGCAGATATATGCGATCAATGAGTGTGTACGCGCGGCGGCAGGAACCGGAGTGCCGGTGATAGCGGACGGCGGCATCAAGTTCTCCGGCGACGTTGCCAAAGCGATCGCCGCCGGTGCTGACAGCGTAATGATCGGTTCGCTCTTTGCCGGAACGGAAGAGGCTCCGGGCGAGGTTATTTTGTTCCAGGGCAGGAATTTCAAGACATATCGCGGAATGGGCTCGATCGGTGCGATGAAGAAAGGGTCGAGCGATCGCTACTCGCAGGAAGGCACCGTGTCCGATTCCAAATACGTTCCCGAAGGCATCGAGGGCCGCGTTGCGTACAAAGGAACCCTTGCCGAAATGGTTACGCAGCTCATCGGCGGACTGCGTTCGGGCATGGGCTACACGGGCTGCCGCACGATCAATGAGCTTCAGCACAATACGCGGTTCGTGCGTATCACATCCGCCGGCTTGCGTGAATCGCACGTCCACGACGTTATAATTACAAAAGAAGCGCCGAATTACCGCATCGAAAGCTAG
- a CDS encoding helix-turn-helix domain-containing protein: MSQTLGEKLREAREARDISIGEVAEQTRISPHYVESIERDDYKPLPGGIFNKGFVKSIAKYVGVDEQEALADYARQAAAAEMAQSSEQVLYRPEVLTDDHSGRSMVPTVITAILILAIMTAAVLLGLRYLNSKEETVHTAPQTPANSAANSNTQEAPQTAGVSQPAMGAVKMEFKTTTQPVRVETVVDGEKRDDVVAAGSTVQFDPKESITFNYNRWNSAVVQLSINGKPITLPSEPIGNPKGQRIEFTINKDNLSQIYSGGAIVSGTSPANTAAPTDQTPAAPAVRKTPAPLPAKPSAANSAAAPAANTSGNGPAANTKPAPPKTTATPKPAAPPVNRSH; this comes from the coding sequence ATGTCACAAACTTTAGGCGAAAAACTCCGGGAAGCCCGTGAAGCACGCGATATTTCTATCGGCGAGGTAGCTGAGCAAACCCGCATCTCACCTCATTACGTTGAATCGATCGAACGCGACGATTATAAACCCCTGCCCGGCGGGATATTTAATAAAGGCTTCGTCAAATCGATCGCGAAATATGTCGGCGTCGATGAACAAGAGGCTCTTGCCGATTATGCGCGGCAGGCCGCGGCGGCGGAAATGGCGCAAAGTTCAGAACAAGTGCTTTATCGGCCCGAAGTTCTGACGGACGATCATTCGGGACGTTCGATGGTACCGACCGTTATTACCGCTATCTTGATCTTGGCGATAATGACGGCAGCCGTGCTGCTCGGTTTACGTTATCTTAATTCGAAAGAAGAAACGGTGCACACTGCGCCGCAAACGCCAGCGAATTCTGCCGCGAACTCTAACACGCAAGAGGCTCCGCAGACCGCGGGCGTATCGCAGCCTGCAATGGGAGCCGTAAAAATGGAGTTCAAGACCACGACGCAGCCTGTGCGTGTTGAAACGGTCGTTGACGGCGAAAAAAGGGATGATGTTGTCGCCGCGGGATCAACTGTGCAGTTCGACCCGAAGGAAAGCATAACTTTTAACTATAATCGTTGGAATTCGGCGGTCGTGCAGCTGTCGATCAACGGAAAGCCGATCACATTGCCGTCCGAGCCGATCGGCAATCCGAAGGGCCAGCGGATCGAATTCACCATAAATAAGGATAATCTTTCGCAGATATACTCAGGCGGAGCGATCGTAAGCGGGACGTCGCCGGCCAATACCGCAGCACCTACGGATCAAACACCTGCCGCACCCGCCGTGCGAAAGACGCCGGCGCCTTTGCCGGCTAAGCCCTCAGCAGCCAACTCTGCTGCCGCGCCGGCTGCGAACACATCCGGCAACGGGCCTGCGGCGAATACGAAACCGGCTCCGCCAAAAACGACGGCGACGCCAAAACCGGCAGCACCGCCCGTCAACAGAAGCCATTAA
- a CDS encoding VWA domain-containing protein: MKTPFYFAVFIFAAAAIALAAGGVTSSAQTAAGTQPSPTPTPSPKPTIDVFADTGPITVETELVNLNVRVIDRNNKPVNNLTEKDFKIFEDGVPQQIDFFSKSLIPTNYALVLDNSGSLRSQLEKVIEAGKVLVATNTPEDETAIIRFVGRDKISIEQDFTANKDDLNAELDNLYIEGGQTAIIDAVYLAVENVDQYEKSTSAADRKRRAIVLVTDGEDRDSYFTEKQLFDQLRESETQIYVIGFVDDLSKEGGFIGKSPQAKAKAFLQRMAEETGGKAYFPSSTAELNGIAKDIASELRTQFSIGYLPSNDRKDGTYRNIRVLVADGPNKEKRIAITRTGRVADNDDLKPGKTPAPTPPKKQ, translated from the coding sequence ATGAAAACTCCATTCTACTTTGCAGTATTCATTTTCGCTGCCGCAGCTATCGCGCTTGCGGCCGGAGGAGTGACATCTTCGGCACAAACGGCCGCGGGAACACAGCCTTCACCGACGCCCACACCGTCGCCAAAGCCGACCATCGATGTCTTTGCTGACACGGGCCCGATCACCGTCGAGACCGAGCTTGTCAACCTGAACGTACGGGTCATCGACCGCAATAACAAACCGGTGAATAACCTGACCGAGAAGGATTTCAAGATCTTTGAGGACGGTGTGCCGCAGCAGATCGATTTCTTTTCAAAGTCGCTCATCCCGACAAATTACGCCCTTGTGTTGGACAACTCAGGTTCGCTTCGCTCACAGCTTGAAAAGGTCATTGAGGCAGGCAAAGTTCTCGTCGCAACGAATACCCCTGAGGACGAGACCGCTATTATACGGTTCGTCGGCCGCGACAAGATCAGCATTGAACAGGATTTCACCGCAAATAAGGATGACCTGAACGCCGAACTCGACAACCTCTACATCGAAGGAGGCCAAACGGCGATCATCGACGCAGTGTATCTGGCGGTGGAGAATGTTGATCAGTACGAAAAATCAACATCTGCCGCCGACCGAAAGCGCCGCGCCATTGTCCTCGTTACAGATGGTGAAGATAGGGACAGCTATTTTACGGAGAAGCAGCTCTTTGACCAACTGCGCGAGTCTGAAACGCAAATATATGTCATCGGATTTGTTGACGACCTAAGCAAGGAGGGCGGCTTTATCGGGAAAAGCCCTCAGGCAAAGGCAAAGGCCTTTTTGCAGAGAATGGCGGAAGAGACCGGCGGGAAGGCCTATTTCCCCTCAAGTACCGCCGAACTGAACGGCATTGCAAAGGACATTGCGAGCGAGCTTAGAACGCAGTTCTCGATCGGCTATCTGCCGTCAAACGACCGTAAGGACGGCACCTACCGCAACATCCGCGTACTGGTCGCAGACGGCCCGAATAAGGAAAAGCGGATCGCCATCACCCGAACCGGCCGCGTCGCGGATAACGATGACCTAAAGCCGGGCAAAACGCCCGCGCCGACGCCGCCAAAGAAACAATGA
- a CDS encoding M20/M25/M40 family metallo-hydrolase: MIVFAVFSIAAGLAAYRLTDTHASVAEHWISVDSKELSTVIERRAADAGSSLKGLHVASTIDGIALLRLNEMQTEELSQAMHEYFNKCGGFVAHDSEADAIAWLTDMRAAAAKQSLITYTIDNHAAVNSMLSQTSEFQNRQTIIDLSGFPNRRYNQPSGLDSANWIKAKWEALAAGRSDASVAFFNHPANVSPQPSIIMTITGTELPNEIVVVGGHQDSINLSGQTLPAPGADDDASGIASMTEAIRVLMTKSFRPKRTVQFMAYAAEEAGLKGSKDIVAAYQAQNKNVVGVIQLDMTNYKGSPGYDIVLMTDYTNAAQNTFVTNLITAYQPTLTVGTSSCGYGCSDHASWYNKGYAASMPFEAMMNQDNPYIHTANDTIAQSGDNANHALKFAKLAISFVGELAKGSFATRGVPFDFDRDGKADRSVFRPSQGTWYVDRSQSGSFAMQFGIATDRIVPADYDGDGKADIAVYRPSQGAWYIYNSATSTVRIELFGTANDITVPGDYDGDGKADIAVYRPSTGTWWINRSTAGLLATAYGISTDIPAPADYDGDGKTDIAVYRPDTGYWYQNLSTGQQKITRLGSVGDQVVPADYDGDGKADIALFRPAEGNWYIIKSTTGATTVTNYGVNGDLPAPADFDGDGKADIAIFRPSTGTWWINRTSSNWLVVQYGSNGDQPAPGAFVR; this comes from the coding sequence ATGATAGTTTTTGCTGTATTCAGCATTGCCGCGGGTCTTGCCGCATATCGGCTTACGGATACACATGCAAGCGTTGCGGAACACTGGATAAGCGTTGACAGCAAAGAGTTGAGTACGGTAATCGAGCGGCGTGCGGCTGATGCCGGATCATCATTAAAGGGATTGCACGTCGCATCGACCATTGACGGCATTGCGTTGCTTCGGCTCAATGAGATGCAAACCGAAGAACTCTCGCAGGCAATGCACGAATACTTCAACAAGTGCGGCGGCTTTGTAGCACACGACAGCGAAGCCGACGCCATCGCATGGCTGACGGACATGAGGGCTGCCGCGGCAAAGCAAAGCCTGATAACCTACACGATCGACAATCATGCTGCGGTCAATTCGATGCTGAGTCAGACCAGTGAATTTCAAAATCGCCAGACGATCATCGATCTTTCGGGTTTTCCGAATCGCCGTTACAATCAGCCGAGCGGCCTTGATTCCGCGAATTGGATAAAGGCAAAGTGGGAGGCTCTCGCTGCAGGCCGAAGCGATGCGAGCGTAGCGTTCTTTAATCATCCTGCGAACGTATCCCCGCAGCCCTCGATCATAATGACGATCACCGGCACCGAACTTCCGAATGAGATCGTCGTTGTCGGCGGCCATCAGGATTCCATCAATCTCAGCGGCCAAACGCTTCCCGCTCCGGGTGCGGACGACGATGCGTCAGGGATCGCGTCAATGACCGAAGCGATCCGCGTCCTGATGACAAAGAGCTTTCGGCCTAAGCGCACGGTCCAATTCATGGCATACGCTGCCGAAGAGGCCGGACTCAAAGGCTCAAAGGACATCGTCGCGGCCTATCAGGCACAGAATAAGAATGTTGTCGGCGTCATACAGCTCGATATGACGAATTACAAGGGTTCGCCCGGATACGACATCGTCCTGATGACGGACTACACGAACGCTGCGCAGAACACATTCGTAACAAATCTGATCACGGCCTATCAGCCGACACTGACCGTTGGGACATCATCGTGCGGATACGGCTGTTCTGATCACGCTTCGTGGTACAACAAAGGTTATGCCGCCTCGATGCCTTTCGAGGCGATGATGAATCAGGATAATCCCTACATTCACACTGCGAATGACACGATCGCGCAGTCGGGTGACAACGCTAATCACGCGTTGAAGTTCGCGAAACTCGCGATATCGTTCGTCGGTGAGTTGGCAAAGGGGTCATTTGCCACTCGTGGTGTGCCGTTCGATTTTGACCGCGACGGCAAGGCCGATCGATCGGTCTTCAGGCCTTCACAAGGCACGTGGTACGTTGACCGCAGCCAAAGCGGCAGTTTTGCGATGCAGTTCGGCATAGCGACCGACCGCATCGTTCCGGCGGATTACGACGGCGACGGAAAAGCCGATATCGCGGTCTATCGGCCGTCGCAGGGTGCGTGGTACATCTACAACAGCGCAACATCCACGGTACGCATAGAGCTCTTCGGAACCGCGAATGACATTACCGTTCCGGGCGATTACGACGGCGACGGCAAGGCAGACATTGCGGTTTACCGCCCGTCAACCGGCACTTGGTGGATCAACCGAAGCACTGCCGGGCTGCTTGCGACCGCCTACGGCATTTCGACCGACATTCCGGCGCCGGCCGATTATGACGGCGACGGCAAGACTGATATTGCGGTCTATCGGCCGGATACAGGCTATTGGTATCAGAATCTATCTACGGGGCAGCAGAAGATAACGCGGCTCGGCTCGGTCGGCGACCAGGTCGTACCGGCTGATTACGACGGCGACGGCAAGGCCGACATCGCACTCTTTCGTCCGGCCGAAGGTAACTGGTACATCATCAAGAGCACGACGGGAGCGACAACCGTTACAAATTACGGCGTTAACGGCGATCTGCCGGCACCCGCCGATTTCGACGGCGACGGCAAAGCGGATATTGCGATCTTCCGCCCGTCAACCGGTACTTGGTGGATCAACCGCACAAGCTCCAACTGGCTCGTTGTTCAATACGGCAGTAACGGCGACCAACCGGCGCCCGGAGCATTTGTCCGCTGA
- a CDS encoding aldehyde dehydrogenase family protein — protein MMSDKDLAAQQEARDAVEAAYAAFTLLSRFDQDRIDTICDAMAKAALADAFRLGQMAHDETGFGIAEDKREKNRFAAEDVWNYFKGLKTVGVVSETKGIVEIASPKGVVAAIIPSTNPTSTAIYKIIIAIKSRNTIVLSPHPSAVNCIAETARLMREEGIKHGLPADAVKCLTLTTIEGTDTLMRHKRTAVILATGGTGLVRAAYSSGKPAFGVGPGNVPVFVERSANIAKAVADILTGKCFDNGTICASEQSVVADAPIAAQVREQFIAQGAYFLSPSDAEAVAKVLLSPQRTLNAGIVGKSAKYIAELAGVTIPDRTRCLIADCGGVGRDFPWSMEKLSPLLGFFVADGVAAGADKCLEILSYGGMGHTAGMHTQDRNAAIEFGSKMPAARTIINSPTTHGAIGLTTDLSPSMTLGCGSWGGNVTSDNVSPLHLIDLKRVAFETHPINSFVPSNDGVNIPLSAPAERPKVTREDIAAIVDSFLSKYIDAQPKPAFTPIPAPAPQTIVHHVYPPTVSEADKPPVPVDFVSEDDVRRAVSAGKKIYITAKTILTPSARDLGEEKEVFARL, from the coding sequence TTGATGAGCGATAAGGATCTTGCTGCACAACAGGAGGCACGTGATGCCGTCGAGGCCGCATACGCGGCTTTTACGCTTCTGTCGCGCTTTGATCAAGACCGTATCGACACGATCTGCGACGCGATGGCCAAGGCCGCACTGGCGGATGCATTTCGACTGGGGCAAATGGCCCACGACGAGACGGGTTTCGGCATTGCTGAGGATAAACGCGAAAAGAACCGCTTTGCCGCCGAGGATGTCTGGAACTACTTCAAGGGACTGAAGACGGTCGGTGTCGTTTCAGAAACAAAAGGCATCGTCGAGATCGCAAGCCCGAAAGGCGTCGTTGCGGCAATTATCCCATCGACCAATCCGACATCGACCGCTATCTATAAGATCATTATCGCGATAAAGTCGCGCAATACTATCGTCCTTTCACCGCATCCGTCAGCAGTGAACTGCATCGCGGAGACCGCGCGCCTTATGCGCGAAGAGGGCATTAAACACGGCCTGCCTGCCGATGCCGTCAAGTGCCTGACCCTCACGACGATCGAGGGTACGGATACGCTGATGCGGCATAAACGGACCGCAGTGATACTCGCGACCGGCGGGACAGGGCTGGTGCGTGCAGCGTATTCGTCCGGAAAGCCGGCGTTCGGCGTCGGTCCCGGCAATGTGCCCGTATTCGTCGAAAGATCCGCAAATATCGCCAAGGCCGTAGCTGATATCCTTACGGGCAAATGCTTTGACAACGGTACCATCTGCGCATCTGAGCAATCCGTTGTCGCCGACGCCCCGATCGCTGCCCAGGTGCGCGAACAATTTATCGCCCAAGGTGCGTATTTTCTCAGTCCCTCGGACGCGGAAGCGGTCGCAAAGGTGCTTCTTTCGCCGCAGCGGACGCTCAATGCGGGCATCGTCGGCAAGTCTGCAAAATATATCGCCGAACTTGCGGGCGTGACGATTCCCGATCGTACACGCTGCCTTATTGCCGATTGCGGCGGCGTCGGCCGCGATTTTCCGTGGTCCATGGAGAAGCTCTCGCCGCTTCTCGGTTTTTTTGTTGCTGACGGTGTCGCCGCAGGCGCTGATAAATGCCTTGAGATACTGAGCTACGGCGGAATGGGCCATACAGCCGGGATGCATACGCAGGATCGAAATGCAGCGATCGAATTCGGCTCAAAGATGCCCGCAGCGCGTACGATCATCAACTCGCCAACGACGCACGGAGCGATCGGCCTGACGACCGATCTTTCGCCGTCAATGACGCTCGGCTGCGGTTCTTGGGGCGGAAATGTTACTTCGGATAATGTTTCGCCGCTTCACTTGATCGATCTGAAGCGTGTTGCGTTCGAGACGCACCCTATAAACAGCTTTGTCCCATCGAACGACGGCGTTAATATTCCGCTGTCGGCCCCTGCTGAACGCCCGAAAGTAACACGCGAGGACATTGCGGCGATCGTTGATTCATTTTTAAGCAAGTATATCGACGCGCAGCCGAAGCCTGCATTCACTCCGATCCCGGCGCCGGCGCCGCAGACCATCGTACATCATGTTTATCCGCCAACTGTGTCAGAGGCCGATAAACCGCCGGTTCCTGTCGATTTTGTAAGCGAGGATGATGTCCGGCGTGCCGTGTCGGCCGGCAAAAAGATCTATATCACTGCGAAAACCATCTTGACGCCTTCGGCTCGCGACCTCGGCGAGGAAAAGGAGGTCTTTGCCCGATTGTAG
- the tnpA gene encoding IS200/IS605 family transposase encodes MPHISVWIHFVWTTKDREPLLTESIRYKVFEHIRANAKAKKIFIGALNGWVEHVHCLVSLGSGQNLDEIMRLLKGESSHWINKNRLCRGKFHWQDEYFAVSVSQSLLPKVRKYIDSQEEHHRFRPFNEEFDDFLERGGFSQGLG; translated from the coding sequence ATGCCACATATCAGTGTTTGGATACATTTCGTCTGGACTACTAAAGATCGCGAACCTTTGCTTACGGAATCGATCAGATATAAGGTGTTCGAGCATATTCGCGCGAACGCCAAGGCAAAAAAAATATTTATAGGTGCATTGAATGGCTGGGTCGAGCACGTTCATTGCCTTGTGTCTTTAGGTTCAGGACAAAATCTTGATGAAATAATGCGGCTGTTGAAAGGCGAGTCGTCGCACTGGATAAATAAGAACCGGTTGTGTCGCGGTAAATTCCACTGGCAGGATGAATACTTTGCGGTTTCTGTGAGCCAATCTTTATTGCCAAAGGTGAGAAAATATATCGATTCGCAGGAAGAACATCATCGGTTCCGTCCTTTTAACGAGGAGTTCGATGACTTCCTTGAACGCGGAGGATTTAGTCAAGGGTTGGGCTAA